A DNA window from Trichomycterus rosablanca isolate fTriRos1 chromosome 9, fTriRos1.hap1, whole genome shotgun sequence contains the following coding sequences:
- the snx17 gene encoding sorting nexin-17, whose translation MHFSIPETEVRSLENGSTYVAYNIHVNGVLHCRVRYSQLLGLHEQIKKEYGNNVVPAFPPKKIFTLTPAEVEQRREQLEKYMQAVRQDPLLGASEMFNSFLRKAQQETQQIPTEEVQLEVHLSNGQKVNVNILTSDQTEDVLEAVASKLELPDDLVGYFSLFLVQEGLDGGYTFVRKLQEFELPYVSVTSLCNPDYHIVLRKSYWDMAYDNDVMEDRVGLNLLYSQTVSDIERGWILVNKEQHKQLKSLQEKGSKKEVIRLAQTLKYYGYIKFDPCITDFPEKGCQVIVSAGNNELNFHIKLPNKQMKEGSFKVTRMRCWRVTSSQVPVANGTANPCTSSKCEVKLELAFEYLMSKDRLQWVTITSPQAIMMSICLQSMVDELMVKKSGGSIKKLQKKRLNGSIHRSNSQQAVKSPPLLDSPDTNREQVVKLSTKLSSVSLRGISASNSANDLSGNDFHGNYAFEGIGDDDL comes from the exons ATGCATTTCTCAATTCCCGAGACAGAAGTTCGCTCCTTGGAAAATGGTTCCACATACGTG GCCTACAACATCCACGTGAATGGGGTTCTGCACTGCCGGGTGCGCTACAGTCAGCTTTTAGGCCTGCATGAACAG ATAAAGAAAGAATATGGAAACAATGTGGTTCCTGCATTCCCACCGAAGAAAATCTTTACCCTCACACCCGCCGAGGTGGAGCAGCGCAGAGAGCAGCTGGAGAAATACATGCAGGCTG TGCGTCAAGATCCCTTGCTGGGAGCCAGTGAAATGTTCAATAGCTTTCTGAGAAAGGCTCAACAG GAGACACAACAGATCCCCACTGAGGAGGTCCAGCTGGAGGTGCACCTGTCCAACGGCCAGAAGGTCAATGTCAACATCCTGACGTCAGATCAGACCGAAGATGTCCTTGAG GCAGTTGCATCGAAACTGGAGCTGCCCGATGATTTAGTGGGCTATTTCAGCCTTTTTCTAGTTCAGGAGGGGCTGGACGGAGGCTATACAT TCGTGAGAAAGCTGCAGGAGTTTGAGCTGCCTTACGTATCGGTCACTAGCCTGTGCAATCCTGATTACCACATCGTCCTTCGCAAAAG CTACTGGGACATGGCATATGATAATGATGTAATGGAGGACAGAGTGGGTCTGAACTTACTATATTCTCAG ACGGTGTCAGACATTGAGCGAGGTTGGATTCTGGTGAACAAAGAACAACACAAACAGCTGAAATCTCTGCAGGAGAAAGGCTCAAAGAAAGAG GTTATTCGATTGGCACAGACCTTGAAGTACTATGGCTATATCAAGTTTGATCCCTGCATCACAGATTTTCCCGAAAAAGGATGCCAAGTCATCGTCAGTGCTGGTAACAATGAGCTCAACTTTCACATTAAACTGCCCAATAAACAAATGAAGGAGGGCAGCTTCAAAGTAACACGCATGAGATGCTGGCGTGTCACGTCATCT CAAGTTCCGGTGGCAAATGGCACAGCTAATCCCTGCACCTCCAGCAAGTGTGAGGTCAAACTGGAGCTGGCCTTCGAGTATCTGATGAGCAAAGACCGTCTGCAGTGGGTCACTATCACCAGTCCACAG GCTATCATGATGAGCATCTGTCTGCAGTCCATGGTGGATGAACTGATGGTCAAGAAGTCTGGAGGAAGCATTAAGAAG CTGCAGAAGAAGCGTCTCAATGGATCCATCCATCGATCCAACAGTCAGCAAGCTGTGAAGTCACCTCCGTTATTG GACTCTCCTGATACAAATCGCGAGCAAGTCGTCAAGCTCTCG ACCAAGCTAAGTTCTGTCTCCCTACGGGGAATCAGTGCCTCCAACTCGGCTAACGATCTCAGCGGCAACGATTTCCATGGAAACTACGCCTTTGAGGGCATCGGTGATGACGATCTGTGA